One segment of Anopheles stephensi strain Indian chromosome 3, UCI_ANSTEP_V1.0, whole genome shotgun sequence DNA contains the following:
- the LOC118509695 gene encoding N-acetylgalactosamine kinase-like, producing the protein MSSDRGDLCVQVLEALPNCGRLSRLLECFSNEFARAPSFVVRCSGRVNIIGEHVDYCGYPVFPMAIEQTILLAVAPSDDNLLHIKNADSNFKPYKCNVLTFSIDVPSAGGPNWYQYVLCGVKGILENSTIQHDAARGMMIMLSGNIPPASGLSSSSAIVSATVLGTAYMHNATLNKQTLATISAECEKFIGTQGGGMDQAIAYLAQEGCAQLIEWNPLRATPIQLPANAVFVIANSLSEANKAATSDFNQRVVECRLASRLLAKQMKLNWRDLHRFADLQKALGHSLEQMEALVHANLGLTVYTRSDLLKLLEVTEEDFSANLLTPNTRHSQTFKLRQRALHVLQESLRVQQFIETARSNPVDCIPRLKSLMKQSHESLRTLYECSHDNLDRIVELSDQLGVGTRLTGAGWGGCVVALCDGVEESQRFVETLKSEFYANLPKAQTCDLGILCFATSPQRGAEIYSIELKQRNILGPSA; encoded by the exons ATGTCGAGCGATCGGGGCGACCTCTGTGTACAAGTACTCGAAGCTCTACCCAACTGCGGGCGGCTGTCTCGGCTGTTGGAATGTTTTTCGAACGAGTTTGCACGTGCTCCCAGCTTCGTTGTGCGCTGCAGTGGAAG AGTGAATATTATTGGCGAGCATGTCGATTACTGCGGATATCCCGTCTTTCCGATGGCCATCGAGCAGACGATCCTGCTGGCGGTGGCTCCTTCGGACGACAATCTGCTGCACATCAAGAATGCCGACAGCAACTTCAAGCCGTACAAGTGTAATGTGCTCACATTCAg CATTGATGTGCCCAGTGCCGGTGGACCGAACTGGTACCAGTACGTGCTGTGCGGCGTGAAGGGAATACTGGAAAACAGCACCATACAGCACGATGCTGCCCGAGGCATGATGATTATGCTGTCTGGCAACATTCCGCCGGCATCTGGACTTTCTAGCTCGAGTGCCATCGTCAGTGCCACCGTCCTGGGGACAGCGTACATGCATAAC GCCACGCTGAACAAACAAACTCTTGCCACCATTTCTGCCGAGTGTGAAAAGTTCATCGGAACGCAGGGCGGCGGCATGGATCAGGCCATCGCGTATCTGGCCCAGGAAGGATGCGCTCAGCTGATTGAGTGGAATCCGCTTCGAGCTACGCCGATCCAACTGCCCGCTAACGCCGTGTTCGTCATAGCCAACAGCTTGTCCGAAGCGAACAAGGCGGCCACGTCGGATTTCAATCAGCGTGTCGTGGAGTGTCGACTTGCCAGCAG ACTGTTGGCGAAGCAGATGAAGCTCAACTGGCGCGATCTGCATCGTTTCGCCGATCTGCAGAAAGCGCTCGGCCATTCCCTGGAGCAGATGGAAGCACTCGTGCATGCCAACCTGGGCCTGACCGTGTACACTAGGAGCGATTTGCTGAAGCTGCTGGAGGTAACGGAGGAGGACTTTTCCGCCAATCTGCTAACGCCCAACACGCGCCATTCGCAGACATTCAAACTCAGGCAGCGTGCGCTACACGTTCTGCAAG AGTCACTCCGAGTGCAACAGTTTATAGAAACGGCCAGATCCAACCCAGTCGACTGCATTCCGCGCCTGAAATCACTCATGAAGCAGTCACATGAGTCCTTGCGCACGCTTTACGAATGCTCGCACGATAACCTGGATCGGATTGTGGAGCTCTCGGATCAGCTGGGCGTAGGGACACGACTCACTGGAGCCGG ATGGGGCGGATGCGTCGTTGCACTGTGTGACGGTGTGGAGGAAAGCCAACGCTTCGTCGAAACGCTCAAATCGGAGTTTTACGCCAACCTGCCTAAGGCACAGACGTGCGACCTTGGGATTCTGTGCTTTGCCACCAGCCCGCAACGAGGAGCCGAAATTTATTCCATCGAACTGAAGCAACGCAACATTTTGGGCCCCTCAGCGTAA